The Bacteroidales bacterium DNA window CCAAACGTATTTACACCAAATAAAGATGGAATAAATGACGATTTTAGGGTTGTACTTACAGGTGAATATACTTCCTTTGAAATGAGAATATTTAACAGATGGGGACAAGAAATATTTGTTTCTGACAGTCCAAATAAGACATGGGATGGAACTTGTAACGG harbors:
- a CDS encoding gliding motility-associated C-terminal domain-containing protein, whose protein sequence is PNVFTPNKDGINDDFRVVLTGEYTSFEMRIFNRWGQEIFVSDSPNKTWDGTCNGKEAGTGTYYGIVKITTKSNKVIEKGTSVTLLR